agaggccttcgaggaaatcctgaatagccgtagtgacatatgcgctttttcgggtgctagaggaattgctactgttctggagaggagaggttgcgagcatgtaaaattcttagcgcagtccgaagctgccttgtcctccgaagacatgaaagacccctcagccgaagcaagcatggttggcggaaaattcttcactgatatctgggacaacggcggccgagaaatggcgcaagaaattattcagaagagtgaaaaaggcatccacgatgctaggaaGGTGACTGAAGCTGCCGAGAgatgtacagagcccgaagggcaaataggtattaattagtggtttttattgtgttgtaatttttaattgCAGACTTtgctcgcggtttgtaatagtaatatagtcgtatcttctcttccctcagaacctgttgaagcatctccgggcccccacccgaagggggacgatgaaattagaaaaatggccgaagccattatggacaaggttgttgaccagctactgaacgaagctgcagagatagttctcAAGGAGGATTAAACGCTATTGTAGAgacatttggaacgtaacatgtgtaacacattgtaactttgaatgtaatatataatctatttatagtttaattctttacgatgcatgaaattttgcatacatactattttttgagccttcggcgaaaaaacaccttcccttcttttcatgcttcgtgaagaaaatcctttCTATATGACAAGAATTTGCTTGcttttctgatgaagaatattcaaactttgtgaaatattctccgaagctgtataaaaaagttttgtgttgcctctctaatgaagctatacttcatctcgatttatcttgtgccttagcatgaTTTTCTCTTGTCCAAagtattctccgaagatcaacattgtatccccttcttgttccacatgcagtatgctgtatgatgcttatgttatgcagaatgatgtgatgatgttatgttatgcaaaatgatatttgtgccgcagatacatatctctgtaatagagcacacacactttttatatcagcgctgactttcagcggaatcagcgtttatttttcgttgtaagcctcccttaggagcttcttcgctttttactttcagcggaatcagcgtttatttttcgctgtaagcctcccttaggagcttcttcgctttttactttcagcggaatcagcgtttattttttgctgtaagcctcccttaggagcttcttcgccttttactttcggcggaatcagcgctgacttttcgctgtaggttcagaaaacttacactgctctcccttaggaacgactttttgctgtttcgatcaatttgtactgtgtccgttagatcaaatttttgataatacaaaggtccttcatgccaccataaattcgtaagcttcggcaactcaagcctatggaaaagacatatttttattatggtaaaagacgaaagtgttacaagaaattgaaaaggtAATTGTGCTGACActtaaactcttcataattgcTCCTTATTTgacaaaaaggtaatactgaatgtaaaaatgagaaaactgctgttgaggtaggatatttatcaataaatgtgcttcgactctggcacagtgctatttactgtgcgagcttcggacccctctctgaagtccctctgaaggtgattgtgctgactcccttctggctgctgtccccgctgggtcggcggtggcggtggaggctggcttgccgaagcaacagaagctgcagggtggttgcctacatattctggaatataagacaaatgatacgaagcagtgtgcatgacctgcttcggctgactttgttgcgctgctgcttctgctatctccttctgcttctggatggtgacatggcacatcctggtggtatggcccttgtcttctccacagaataggcagtaaatttttcttggctgatctccaaaccttcccccgaagcccctggcgcctctgccccttggtgctggcggccgaaaagaactttgctgctgccccgaagcttgtgaagagtattgtggcctttgttgctggctccctcgatcatcagtttgtgtagagttatgaattgacctaacgtgcctcgggtgaaatcttcctccgaagcccctagtcatttcagagaaccagaatgcttcttcccttctttgacggaagtcattgtcagctcgaatgtattcgtccatcttctggagcagcttctccaacatttgcgggggcttcctggcaaagtactgcgctgaaggtcccggccgaagccccttaatcatggcctcaatgacaatttcattgggcaccgttggcgcctgtgctctcagacgcagaaaccttcggacgtacgcctgaaggtactcttcgtgatcctgagtacATTGGAATAGAGCCTGggcggtgactggctttgtctgaaatccttggaagctggttatcaacatatccttcagcttttgccatgaggtaattgtccctagccgaagagaagaataccaagtctgagcgacactcttgacggccatgacaaaagactttgccatgactgccgtattgccaccatacgacgatatggttgcctcatagctcatcaagaattgcttcgggtctgaatgaccgtcatacatggggagctgaggtggcttgtaagactggggccatggtgtagcctgtaattctgttgacaaaggagaagcatcatcaaaagaaaaatttccatggtggaaatcttcataccagtcttcctcattgtagaaaccctcctgatggagctctctgcgttgaggccttcggctctggtcatcttggacaagatgacgaacctcttccgacgcttcgtctatctgcctctgaaggtcagctagacgggccatcttctccttcttccgttgAACTTGTTGCTGAAGCatttccaggttttggatttcctggtccaagtcgtcctccggaggcgatggactggtagccttcctcttttgacttcgggcctccctgagagaaaggacgtcctgattgggatccagcggctgtagagtaccagcccctgtcgctgaagcttttttcggcggcatgacgaaggtgatgcttgccgaaagtgttcaagactcagaaaatggaagtgagttcaccggaggtgggcgccaatgttggggacttgttctcaaatgctatgaatcaagaataaggcaacataaaatgttagataccagagcccttcgtccttcgaatcattatctcccttcggatataatgaatcttagacgaaggtcataaagggTATACCCTCGTGATCATGATaaagagatcaagaatatttatgcAAAGTACAAGGAGTAACATAATTTAGATAAACATGACTATCAACCTATTTTTATTTATACTACTTATGTAAACAATAatagattacaaatgtaccttcgagttGAAGGGATgagaggcgtgacgcaaaagtaaatgccaagtcagcgtgaacagtacgggagtactgttcatctatttataggcacgggtcgcagcccatgcaaaattacattaatgccctttacatttatcaataactctatagtaactcttcgaggtctaatctggcttttcatctttaagtcggtttccctttccgccgttatgccgaagctcttctgcgcatagcttcgtgatcgccttatccttcgtcgtgattgctggctcagttaagcttcgtcttaaccataatCTTATGTGCTCGtaatccaattccgaagatacctgctcacacatttcacttggaaaacattgttaaatcatgtttttgaggaccttcggaagccgaaggcccccaacagattcggtatttacgcttataattgaggaattttatgctcaaaacttaaggtttttacgctccacccggggatgcgtccaccagtgaacaacatgccagattttttacgcagtgtgacaaattgcataaatacctacaaagtgtggcatatttagtatgagtatatatcataaaatggtcattacgagtctagctgcatggctgttgcagcgatcctaaatttatggaggaaataaagcatttaaaataaaaccgccacacatatctttcctaaatttacgcgcatgcaagggaacgtgtttgactcatgcatacattttgccataatttttggatctatataactgcatgcatgcggctgccatgtttttcagatctgacataaaaataggatcgtaataacaacctactggagctatcaacctctcacattggctcggtatttacgcttataattgaatgattttatgctcaaaaaaacttaaggttattacgctccaacccagagatgcgtccaccagtgaataatatgtcagattttttacgcagtgtaacgaattgcataaatagctacaccatgtagtataatttgtatcaatatatatcataaactagatctaatgtgtttagttgcatggctgttggagggatcctatatttatgaaggaaatagaacattaaatacgattttttgtgtctatgcgtgtaattcatttcctttcattgcacattattttcatcataaattcgtgttcatgcagctggtaacagatttttacgcagtatactgaattgcataattatctacacaggatagcatatttagtagtagtatatatcataaaatggtccttacgagtctattagcatggctgttgcagcgatcctaaatttatggaggaaataaagcatttaaaaatagaaatcgtcacacatatcttttctaaatttatgcgcatgcaaggGGACGTGTTTGACTCATACATGCATTTTTTTTACGCGCACAGACGTACAACCTGGTCCAGTCGGTGCGCTTGGTTGAACCAGGTTGCAGGAATaatcggcctgggcttcctttaactattagaAGCGCAGAGCTcccgttatatatatatatatatatatatatatatatatatatatatatatatatatatatatatatatatatatatatatatatatatatatatgttgggggccttcggcttccgaaggtcctcaaaaacaggatttaacagtgtttctggagtataatgtgtgaacaggtatcttcggactcgagtcgatatcacagtaggagaagcccaaagtaatacgaaggttgatacaacgccgaagatgtgagcgggaaagcttcggcgtggtagcggaaaaagaaaccgacttaaagatgaaaaggctattcggacctcggtggattactatagaattactaccaagtgtaaagggcatgaatgtaattttatatgggttgtgtcccgtgcctataaataggtgaacagtacccccgtactggacacgcggacttggcatttgcttttgcgtcacatttgtattttcatctccttccaagccgaaggtacatttgtaattggaTGTCATCtctatttcttcataataataatgcaaaaataagttgataataacatataattgtctatgttattctttatattttatatggttcattcttcatcctcgtatgttgtgtttatgaaggtatacccttcataaccttcgtccgaaaatcattatatcctaagagagataatgcttcgaaggacgaaaggctttactgtttaacattttctgtgttgccttgttcttaagccgaagcattagaaaagtctccaacattgatatatatatatatatatatatatatatatatatatatatatataggcacACATCATGCATGTGGGCCGAAACATATGAAGAAATATATATGAAATTGGTGCAAAGTAGATGCCTAGATGGCGCGCGGTCGGACACTACTCTAGATGTGCAATTACGTGGCTAAAGTAGTAGCGACGAAATCAAATTCCACAGTCGTTCACGTCAATTAATTCATTTTCTTGTTTGGGCTTgcattttttttttcttttctgcctcaAAAGTGACTGACAAAAGCGACAAGATGTACATGCTGCTGCCAGAGTTACAAAAATAGTAATAAAAGAAAGCTATAATGATCTTTCGCTTTTGTTGTCTTGAGGCTCATGCCAAGCCTCTTAATTATATCCCATTTTCTATCTCATTCTTCATTTCAAGATCTACAAACAGTGTCTTCCACGTCTATCTCCACGTGAGAGATGGCCTCAGTGGAAGATGGGCAAACCGGTGTTCCCTCGTCCTCAAACGTTCCAAGCTAGGAGCTTGTACTAGTTAACATTTTTAAATTTAGCTAAATTTACAAACAAAAAATACTATAAATATTTGTATGTTTAAACAAAATAGGTACAGAAATATATTTAAAGAACTACCTAATAATACTAATTGTACATCATAAATATTAACATtttctaatatatatatatataaggttAAAAATATTTAACTTGTTAAAATGTGGTAATGACACAGTGCAGGTGGTCAAACTCATTTATTTTTTTATCAAATTTACATAAATTATATAAAACGTACATCGACGGTTTTATTTCTTAATAGTTATTACTATAACTTTATATTTTTTTAGACTGGTCAACAAAGTTGGAAAAGTTTGACTGAAACTTAAACGACCAACCTTTTGGAACAAAGGGGTGCTATTTAAATCAAGCAGGAAAACAACTACAGTGATGTTCTCCAAGCAAACCCTTTTTAATTAGTAATAAAAAGGTTTGGCGTGATCAATAATGCTTAATTACATGATGATGGCTTTCTAAAAACATTACCACTGCAGGGCGAACCGTAATATTCCAGTGATGTTCTCCAAGCAAATTCACTAGGGAACAATTGCAAATCACCACTAACAAATATTCCATATGTTTCTCGCTTTAGTAATTTGCGTTACATATCAAACTTTGCTAACTTTTTATAAGAAAATATAGTAACATCCAGAAGCTCAAATAAGTGCACATGGAGATTTTAGTTTAATTATTTTTGATACTGTGAATATTGCAAAATTGGAGAAGTTTGACTTAGGAAGAAGCAAGGTGACATATAAATTTGGAATGGACGAGGGACATCATCTCGTATCTGATAGAAATTGAAATCCACTGGATTGCTTAAGACACTAATATGCCAATCGGCTAGCCTTAATGATGATAGTGGTCGCGTTGATCATTATTGTCGTGCCCATCACCGGTGGTACATAGATCAAGACCTCTAGgattgtggcggctagggttttcgagcGCACGGATGCACATCTATGTTGGCTCTTGTCTCTATTTATGTTGTGTCTATCGTGACAGGGTGTCACAACTAAGGGTTGGTTTGTGTCCCTGATTAGGACGTGTGAAGACCATACACACACGATGAAGATTTGGTGCTTATCCCAACTCGGTTTATGTTACCAAGTCAGAGAACACCCTAATAGCATCCTCACGGCCCAAGATTATCTTAGCTCGGCCTCCTTTTATCTATAGGAAGAAATGTGCACCATTTGTACCAGTGCCAATAATCATGCATCCTTAAGCCCTAAGCAGTGAGTCCTAAAGATGAGATATGCTGCAATCCGTTCTTCAAAACTCTATGTATCCGTGTGTAATGTGTATACACACAACAACTGGCAGATGTGCTGTTGCAATCACAAAAGGGCAGAGGCCGTTGTATTGTCTCTGTCCAGCCCTCTGCACCTTAGCCCCTGCGGTGAACGCCTCTCGCTCTTGATCCCGACGACGAGGCTTGTAACGCAATCTGGATTTGCATCTCCCAGCTGGTTGCTCATCGGTTGTTTTGCTTGGAGCCGTGTGCGATCCAGCTAATCAACCTGGAAGGGTTATTAATGTCAGCATGACTGCATGATGACACGACACACGAAATAGCGGGACGTCTTATGTAAACACGAAATAGCTTGGAGCCGGCCTCCAGACTTGGCCGTGTGCATGATGACTGCATAATGTCACAAACACAAAGAAGTGGCCGAAATTAAGTAATTTATAATTTATAAGGCATTATAGAAGAAGTTATAAAGATTTATAACATCAAACGGACATACTACATAAatgttattattttattatataacTTTATTTAAACTAGATTACGGTTTTCAGATGACTTCTTATGAAGTTTCATTATCGCATATGATTGGCTAGCTAGTTACTGAATTCTCTCCTCTATTACTAATACTATATTTGCCTGGCAGACGATGTCCTGCCAGCAGTTTTCGATAAACAAAAAAGTTGGTTACTGAAGGATTGATAAATCAGTACAAGAAGTTGACTATCAACAAACACGACAGCAATACGCCAACAAGAAAAGTTCAACAATGCTGCGAGCCTTAAGATTTCTCTTGGTTTTCCCTAACACGGTAACATGAACTTACAATAAATCAATCTACAACCATCTTATTCTCCGAATCAGGCATAGAGATATCACCTGAGACGACTAAGGGTCAATTTGGAAGCactcattttttttaaaaaaaaaactggTTTAAAGAAACTGAGTTGCTTTTAAATATGTCGGCTTATGCTTTAGTTTTTAGGAACTTGATTCCCAATTTCTAAAAACACAAGAAACTTGTCCTTTTTTTAGCTAAAATCAGTTTTTGTCCAACAAATTAGGTGTTGTCCTCAGTTGGTTTGGTAAAAATTATAGTGATTGCCACCTCTCCCATGTCTACTGTGATCTCCTCGTTGCCTACTCTGACCGATTTAAATGTTTTTAGAAACCTAGAATAGAAACCAGTTTCTAGTTTCTTAGAGACTGTTGCTTCTAAACAGGCTCTAATAAAAAAAAGCCTTTGTGGATGTCCATAAAGATATTGCATGCTATATTCTCACAAGCAAACAAGGGCGAGAAAAATATGGTTCGTTCATTTTTAGGAAGAGCTGTAGCAGCCATTTGTTTCTCTCAAAACCGTGTGTTCTTTTAAGATTATAACTGATTGACCTAGCTACTAGGTATTATCAACAAAAAAAAAATGGGTGTAGTATTGTCTCATGGTCACTGTGGACCCACGAAAGCGACGCTGACTCTTTTTTTAGACCCTTTCTCAAGGCCGTTTCAAGCCGGCTTCTACTGTGGAGAAAATAGTTTGCCTGAGAATCTGATGCATCCGAACAGGAATTTTCTGGGGAAAGAATCTATCTTAAGAAGCAATCGAAGGTATTATACTGTTGAAAGCTGAAACAACACAGTATCAAATCTTAAAGGTACTATTCAAATTGGAGTGTGAAATGACACGGTATCAAATCTCAAGGCATATAAATACAGTTGAAGCAGTATGGTATCGAATTCTCCCACCAATAGTGAGCCTACATTTGATGGCGTCATGAAATTTCGTCTTCATAGTATGACAGGATCATTCCCTATAAATTATCCCTGTGTGTTCACAGATCCAAACAAGAGATTTGCGAAGTAGTACATCTGGCGAGTTCAAGTCGATTATAACAACTTAACATCCACATATCCAACAAAACAATCAACATAAGGACAGGCTGAACAGCAGTAAAAACCAACAGACAGTTGAAGACAAAGTGTGCCTGAAAAGAGCAGGGAGGTTACACTTGAGTACAAAATACGTGTGGATGGTTAGATGATCTGCTCCAGTAGTTAATGTTTAAAGAACAAAGAACATGTTGTTTCTAACTCctagtttggctcatttgaagccGTCCAAGTAGAGGAGTGCTCCAGTAATCTACTTCATATTTTACACGGGCCCATTGTACATTATTAAACCATGCGTATAGAGTTGCCACGTTTGACATTTGTCTATCTCTCCTCTGCTTTGTTGCAAATGTATTGATTACTAAATAGAAAGGGTGAAAACTAATGGATCTCCACTAACCCAACAACACACCAATCCAAGTCCATCTGTACATGTACAATCATACTTGACACTGCTGACGTTGGATTCAGAATTTCTGATCAATACCCCCAAACAAATTATGGGATATAATATTTTTTTAGTGCTTTTGGCTTCTTCTATGCGGCTATGCCTTGACCGGCAATGGTTAGTCATTAACACTTTAATTACGGGATATGATTTATTTTTGTGTTTTTGGCTTCTTCCATGCCTATGCATTGGACGGCAATGGTCAGTCACTACACGCTTCATTGGTAACATCGACTGGTTATAGATTGTCCATGGAGACATACTTGTCTTCATTATTAGAACAACAACAAGGTGAGCGAGAAGCATTCTTGTGTTCTTCCGGTAAGTGCCATAAGCTAAAGGGGATGCAGAGAGGTTGGTTTATTTTACTTCTCTTGCACATACCTTTCTACTTGATCTTTCAAGCTTTGAGCTCCTCAAAATTTATCAACAGGATACGAAGCGTTGCTAGGATGCCTCTGTGCTGGGGTGATAATTGGGGCCATAGCTGTTTTCTGCAGTGTTAGGAGAAGAAGAGCCAGCAAGTCCCAACCATCAAGAAACGATATTGGTAATTTCACTAATTAATTGCACATCCATATGCATATAGAAGTTACTGAGATAGATGTTTTTTTACCCACTAATAGCAATACGAAGTTGCACATGTTTTTTTTTCTTGCAGAGGTCGCGTTGGCATCCCTTGAGTATGAGGAGACTACCTGCAAGCCGATGTCGATCAAAGAAATATACACAGCAACTGAAAACTTGAGTCCATCAAACGTCATTGGACAGGGTATTGCAGGTACGTGTTCACAATACCTGATTCACAGTTATGGTATCTATACCATAAATCAAGAGAAAGTATATTTTTCATCCAAGAACACGAGACTTAGAAACCTAACTGTTCAAGTATATGTTGTCCTTTATGGTGTGCAACTGGTTCATCTTGTGGTTCCAGGCAAGGTATACAGAGGAGTGCTGACAAATGGCTGGCCTGTTGCAGTGAAGCACATTGTTAAGAATGAGCATGCAGAAACATTCCTAAGGGAAGTTAAAAGCCTGTCACATGTCAGGCACCCGAACCTTGTGTCATTAAGAGGTTACTGTGACGGGCAGGAGGAGTGTTTTCTTGTGTATGAGCTGTGCATCAACGGTAACCTATCAGAATGGCTATTTGGTGAGTAACATGATAGCCTAAACATTTAAAGTGACGACTAGAACTCTATACGTTGTTGCATAATTGAAGAAAAAAAATTTTGATTCTAGGAAAAGACAAGAACCTTCCATGGATTCAGAGGCTTCAGATAGCACTTGGAAGTGCTTGTGGCCTTTGGTTCCTGCACATATACCCTGAAGGCTGCATCGTTCACCGTGACATCAAGGTTTGTTGCATGATCTGAAAGTCTTCAGTGCATCTATAGATTCATGTTTAGTCAAACTCACACTTTCTATGACAGCCAACCAATATACTTCTTGGGGTTGATATGGAACCCAAGCTGTCAGATTTTGGACTCTCTAGAGTCATCGACTTAGGTGTGTCGCACGTAAGCTCTGAAGTCAGAGGAACATTTGGCTATGTTGATCCAGAATACCGCCACAACCACAGGGTGAATGCTGCAGGGGATGTGTACAGCTTCGGCATGGTGCTCCTCCAACTCC
This portion of the Zea mays cultivar B73 chromosome 2, Zm-B73-REFERENCE-NAM-5.0, whole genome shotgun sequence genome encodes:
- the LOC109943989 gene encoding putative serine/threonine-protein kinase, which produces METYLSSLLEQQQGEREAFLCSSGKCHKLKGMQRGYEALLGCLCAGVIIGAIAVFCSVRRRRASKSQPSRNDIEVALASLEYEETTCKPMSIKEIYTATENLSPSNVIGQGIAGKVYRGVLTNGWPVAVKHIVKNEHAETFLREVKSLSHVRHPNLVSLRGYCDGQEECFLVYELCINGNLSEWLFGKDKNLPWIQRLQIALGSACGLWFLHIYPEGCIVHRDIKPTNILLGVDMEPKLSDFGLSRVIDLGVSHVSSEVRGTFGYVDPEYRHNHRVNAAGDVYSFGMVLLQLLSGRRAINIMNTAMPMSLDKMASTLIQDGNVSEFADPRLNGEYSTEAFDLSLKLALLCTGHKKQRPSMEQVVSRLEKALEISMRDDAKHNNISIVESLA